The window TCACATTATTATCTTGTACTACCTCTATCCCATTTTATGTGGCGCCATTTGACCGGGCAcgtaatttaagaaataagtgattactttgtaaaatttacaaaattgtcCCGCTTAATGCTTACCttttagttgttttttctttataagtgggacccactaaTAATAAAATGGAAATGGTGCtattaaatagttatcaaataaggaaaTGTGACCTTTTTTTTTAGACGGACCAAAAAggaaatgacgacacataaaatgagacggaggaagtaGTAATCTTCTTTGAAAAAAGTGTCATTGTCTTTTTCATAATGAAACAATTTTCAAGGCTCAAATCCAAGATCGAAAGGTATACCGAGTCGTTTGATATGCTATATAAGATGGGATATTCCATTGTTAAATTTGCTATAATATTTATACAATGTTTGgttgatgatataaatttaaGGGAATAGATACAAATAGCATTTCGGTTGAGACTACTGACACAAACATAAtcattgaattttaatttcattttctagCCATTTGTTGGCAACTTTATATGTAGGCCTGGGCATAAATACCAAAAATCGAATTACCGAATCGAaccaaaaaatttggtaattggtattcggtaatttggtatttggtatggtatttgagagtaaaatttcaatattttggtaTTCGAGATTgggtttggtacaagatattaataccgcTTGGTATTCAGTATTTACcgaatatcaaatatatatatatataaaacccaACCCAATAGACTATAGTAATAGTCatcccaaagaatctcttggaccttggtaatatattcgaaaaaagcaacaaaaagaatactaaatagggtttctattaaatatactctttgaagtttaaacgtacatGTGCACatgtccaactttaatatggtattactaAATACCGTACCGAACCAAAGTTTAATTTATCAATTACCGAACTATCGAACCGatatttataagtatggtatgtggtatctatgttCAAATACCGATTACCAAATTACCGAACCCGAACTTTGAAAATACCGAATCGAATACCAAACGCCCACCCCTATTTATATGTCTTATACagatatatattctatataataaagatacaatttctatatgtatcttatatacatacatacacacacatataacaatgatataatttctaCCCATAAATTTGTTGCTCTAATTTTTTGACGAACTGTATCAGTATGGTATATAAACTATATCTGAACTATCTGGGCTAAAATGACCCACATTAGGAAAAGACCATATTAGTAGAATTAAAATCGTCGACTGGCCATTCCATGTCAAATGACTCAAACATGGGCCAACCTGGGTCATTTtctcataaatttatttttaaagttaaatttatatcattaacCAAATATGGTAATATATATCTAAGGGAAAATACTCTATTTTCACCTTGAACTATACGTGAAAAAACTGAGACACATccaaactttaggagggtcctattacccctggactaattaaaatcgtatttttgacaaccttagtgcctacgtggcacatacgtgtcacacagtgtgcctacgtggacccttcagtgttgtgccacgtatgccACATAGGCATTAAGGTAGTAAAAAATACAGTTTTAACTAGTCcagaggtaataggaccctcttAAAGAAGTTTGAGTGTGTTTCAGTCTTTTTacgtatagttcaaggtggaaTAAAACATTTTCTCTAAATCTAATACCAAACTTAGCTTTGTGATATCTCAACAAGCTAAGTTCACTACCATAAAGGGAACTttgaattaaaagggacaaacaagTTGTTCAATTAAGTGAGGGTCctttaagtttttaaaattaggtgggtggaacaatttttttttgagttttttttttaaaagtttttgcATTCTAACAACTTTTCCCAGTTGTAGAACAACTTTGATACTTGTTCAACAATTTTACGTAGTTGTTCAACCAGAGGCGGATCCagaattttaaacttgtgggttccCAAGGGCTTCTTTCCTGCCACTAAGCTATCCCTTGGTTTAGTTATGGGTTCCcacctattaatatttataacttttgacgatttttttttgtaattttaagcCTTACGGTAGCGGGTGTGGGTTCCCGAGAACCCACACCTTCTACTCTACATTACCACTGTgttcaacaactatcaaagttgttcgacaactgggAGAAGTTGTTCACCAACTGCACGAGAACCACACACCTGCGACAACTGTTCCAGTTGTTCGAAGAACTTAACTTTTTTATTGCGGGATCCACTTATCCCTTTTTTACTTGAAAACTTGGGAGGGTTTCTAGACTCATTTTTCTCACCATAATGTCACGTTGCATGAGAACCACACACCTCAAAGAAACCAAAAGCCTATCTACGTATAACTCATTATCACTTTCTCCTTTCATCATGAACAATGCTTCTCTTTAATCCCATCTCCATCCACGTACCCCTCACCCTCAAACCCACCCCTACCTCTACCTCCACCCCTCACCCCCACAAAAACCTCACCATTCTCTCCCAACTTCCCCCCACCCCCAcgcccacccccacccccaccttgTCAATCTCAGACACCTCCCTTCAATCCAAAGGCTTCAATCTCCACCGTTCAATCACCAATCTCAACCTCCATCACCTCAATTCCATCTTCGTATCCGTTGGATTCCCTCAACGTGACATATCAAAGATACAAATTGCATTAGAAAACACTGACTCACTTATATGGATTGAGCATCATAAAACTAAGGGAAGCCCTGTAGCGTTTGCTAGAGCTACAGGGGATGGAGTTTTCAATGCCATTATTTGGGATGTGGTTGTGGACCCCAATTTCCAAGGGATTGGTTTAGGTAAAGCTGTCATGGAGAGATTGGTCACCGACCTGTTAAACAAAGGGATTACTAATATTGCTCTTTATTCGGAGCCCCGAGTTCTCGGGTTTTATAGGCCTTTGGGTTTTGTTATGGATCCGGATGGAATTCGAGGGATGGTCTAttcaaggaaaaagaaaaaaaaataggtgatttttttttttctttttgtttgtattttatgaatttattgCTGATATGATTGATTGTATATTTTGTTTCAACTACAATGAATAATATTTCAGCTCAAACCTACAATAAGTAGGTTGAAAAAGAGATTATAGAAATCAGAGCAGTATCAACAACGAAATAATGCAATAAATGAAGCATAGAGAAATATAGGTGCTAATCGAAATTAAAGAACAACTAGCTAAGTTCATGTCCTTAGTAAGTTTGCGACATTAATTAGGTGAAGGGAACTAAGGTCATGTATTAGTTTCCAACTAGCATTAAGATTCGGGGAAACCTGGTGAACTAAAGCTCCTCCCGCTATGCACGGGGTCTATTTGTACGCaacctcaccttacatttctacAAAAAgctgtttccacggcttgaaccgGTGACCTCCTGCTCACGTGTcagcaactttactagttactccaaggctctccCCTTCTTCAATTTTACATAATATTTAGTGTTTCTTTCCACAACAAGAGTACCTCAAAATTGTAATTGTGTTTGTTCACTAGTAAAAAAGATGGAAACATAAGAAAAAGTAAGGGAGATATCAGATACCTAGAGAAAATGAAGTTAAAAGATGTCTCTTCAAGGGAAACTCTGCAGCTTTTACCTTGTTTATGTTTGAGAATAAACAAATTTTGAAGCATCATTTATTACAAACAGTCTTTATACTTTTGCATATCAGATTTGTATTTCTATTGATATGAGCAGAACTACATATGTgaaaaaaatatactttatccAGCTACGAAAGTAATTGCTCGTACACAATCCACATCAGTTTTCATGGATCGCTCTACTATCAGTTCtttcaaaatttacaaaaatgTGCTCGAAAATGCAATTTATTTTCATGCAACCTCAAGCAAGGCACATACTTCTACTCGCGCATAATCCTGTCTGATGATCTGATATGTTCTCTTGGAGATTCGAGAAGTTTGAATGTGTCACTTGATGGTGAAAAATGATCAATTCTGCTATCTTCACATCTGAGGATTTTGTCGGTGATCATGGCACAAATTGTTAGAAGTTGGCATTGTTACGATGAGCTAATACTTCATGTCTGAACTAAAGAGTAGTTGCCCTTGCCCCTAGACCTGAGAGACCAGTTGCCCTTGCCTCTAGACCTGAGAGACCAGAGAGCCTGGGACCTGCGAATCATTTACGTGATAATATCATTGGATTCGGGAGTTAAAAAACTTTCGACATCAAACCGCATACAGAGACTTGGAGAGAGGATGTAGACAGTTTACGTATTATAGTTGTTGGTAGGACGAGGAGTACCTGAAgttggcattggtggtggtcgtCTTATTTGTCTGGATGATACTGGTTCGGGGATGTCAATAACAACGGCATCTGATATCAGGAAGGTCTTGGCAACTGCTGCTGCATGCTCTAGACAACATCTAACAACCTGATTCGCACATTTCTTAGTaagatttcaaataaaattaccgCGCACTAACAGAATCAAGCTTGTTTAGCCATATCGTAGTAGCTGATAAATAGACGAGTCCTGGACTATTGCTGGTAAACGGAGTTGTGTTTTATAGTATTGGTTATGATGTGTAATTCCTTAACTTGTATATCATTAAAATGGCCGTTATGGAAAACATTTAGAGAAAAGAGTTCTATCGATTATCTTACCTTTGTAGGATCCATAATTTTGGCAGCCATCAAATCTTCATATCTATCTCTTGCAGCATTATATCCATATTTCATGTTATCGACTGAAAAAATCTGCAAATATGGTAAGAATTCAGATAATGTAATTCCGTTTGAATTTAATAGCTTTAGTGGCTGAAAAACtgtacaaaaataacaaaacattcaAAGCTACCTTCTCTACAACAATGTTCCCATTTACACCAGCATTCTTTGCAATCTGTTTTGCAGGATACGATAGTGCTCTTTTGAAAATATCAGCTCCTATCTGTGAATAATTCGAGTAAACAGTCGGTCCAGAGATCAGATTAGCAAAAGCAGCACCAGTTGGAGAAAACACAACTATCCAATACTCGCGATGAAAAGCAAGTAGCTCAAGAAACTGAGAATTCAGATAGTTTAATGAAATGAAAGTAGCTTTCAGaaaatgaaactgaataagaaCATGAACCTTCTGATCATCGTTGTCCAACATTTCTTTGATAGCATCCACCTTTGATGATAGCCTCAGAAGACAACATCCACCGCCCACTACTACTCCTTCCTCAGTAGCAGCCTGAGCATGCAAAGTAGAATAACTTACTGCTTTGTAGAATGATCACTTTAAGAAATATTTGATAGCACAGTGTGGAATAAATGCTATGAATGAGACTTTACACGATATCCTGGCTTATGTTAAGCGCTCTAAACAAAAATTGCATCAAAATACTTAACGTGTATTCAGGGTCAGATGCACAACGTGGCT of the Capsicum annuum cultivar UCD-10X-F1 chromosome 11, UCD10Xv1.1, whole genome shotgun sequence genome contains:
- the LOC107852754 gene encoding serotonin N-acetyltransferase 2, chloroplastic codes for the protein MLLFNPISIHVPLTLKPTPTSTSTPHPHKNLTILSQLPPTPTPTPTPTLSISDTSLQSKGFNLHRSITNLNLHHLNSIFVSVGFPQRDISKIQIALENTDSLIWIEHHKTKGSPVAFARATGDGVFNAIIWDVVVDPNFQGIGLGKAVMERLVTDLLNKGITNIALYSEPRVLGFYRPLGFVMDPDGIRGMVYSRKKKKK